A single region of the Methanolacinia paynteri genome encodes:
- the gatC gene encoding Asp-tRNA(Asn)/Glu-tRNA(Gln) amidotransferase subunit GatC, whose amino-acid sequence MVTKEEVEKIAQLADITIDKEKLSGFTGQFNNILEYFDILDSVGMDEMEESDLYNVLREDVVTPPLTQEEALENAGETEEGFIVAPKVM is encoded by the coding sequence TCGAAAAAATAGCGCAATTGGCTGATATTACAATAGATAAAGAAAAATTGAGCGGATTTACCGGTCAGTTTAATAATATACTGGAATACTTTGACATACTTGACAGTGTCGGGATGGATGAAATGGAAGAGTCTGATCTCTATAATGTGCTGAGGGAAGATGTCGTGACGCCTCCGCTCACACAGGAGGAGGCGCTTGAAAATGCCGGCGAGACCGAGGAAGGATTCATCGTGGCGCCAAAGGTGATGTAA